One window of the Endomicrobium proavitum genome contains the following:
- the murA gene encoding UDP-N-acetylglucosamine 1-carboxyvinyltransferase, producing MDKIIITGGKKLKGSVKVSGSKNSALPILFATLLTDDPVTISNVPSLADIDATVAFLNFIGKKTVKKGNTVTAYKSNKYKHIAPYDLVRKMRASVLIMGPLLARLGKVDVSLPGGCAIGARPIDIHLEAFGKLGANIEVENGYVKTSSQGRLKGANINFRFPSVGATENIMIAAVLARGKTKIINAAKEPEIKDLADFLNKMGAKVKGAGTKNITIEGVTKLHGTTHKVIADRIEAATYLIAAAITKGEVLLKDAAPKDLKAITAKLKKAGLKITETKNSISAKWVKNLKPQNARTAVYPGFPTDVQAQWMALMSLVKGKSKIEETVFENRFLHVAELRRLGANLTVDGKTVHITGVEKLSAAPVMVSDLRAGAALVLAALAANGKSTVSRIYHLDRGYELLEKKLRTLGANIKRQS from the coding sequence GGCGGGAAAAAATTAAAAGGAAGCGTGAAAGTTTCTGGTTCTAAAAATTCTGCGCTGCCTATTCTTTTTGCGACTCTTCTTACCGATGACCCCGTTACAATTTCCAACGTTCCGTCGCTTGCGGATATTGACGCCACGGTTGCGTTTTTAAATTTTATCGGCAAAAAAACCGTCAAAAAAGGAAATACGGTAACGGCGTATAAATCAAATAAATATAAACATATAGCTCCTTACGATTTAGTTCGCAAAATGCGCGCAAGCGTTTTAATAATGGGTCCGCTTCTTGCCCGTCTTGGGAAAGTTGACGTTTCTCTTCCCGGGGGCTGCGCTATAGGCGCAAGACCTATAGACATACATTTGGAAGCTTTCGGCAAACTCGGCGCAAACATTGAAGTTGAAAACGGATACGTTAAAACGTCGTCGCAGGGAAGGCTTAAAGGCGCAAATATAAATTTCAGATTTCCAAGCGTTGGAGCCACGGAAAATATAATGATTGCCGCAGTTCTTGCCCGCGGGAAAACAAAAATTATAAACGCCGCAAAAGAGCCGGAAATAAAAGATTTGGCCGATTTTTTAAATAAGATGGGCGCAAAAGTAAAAGGCGCGGGAACGAAAAATATAACTATAGAAGGCGTTACAAAACTGCACGGGACAACTCATAAAGTTATTGCCGACAGAATTGAAGCCGCAACGTATTTGATTGCCGCCGCTATAACTAAAGGCGAGGTTCTTCTTAAAGACGCGGCGCCCAAAGATTTAAAGGCAATAACCGCAAAACTAAAAAAAGCCGGACTGAAAATAACCGAAACTAAAAATTCCATATCCGCAAAATGGGTAAAAAATTTAAAACCGCAAAACGCGCGCACTGCAGTTTATCCGGGTTTTCCTACGGACGTTCAGGCGCAATGGATGGCTTTAATGTCTCTTGTGAAAGGTAAAAGTAAAATAGAAGAGACGGTTTTTGAAAACAGATTTTTGCATGTTGCAGAGCTTCGAAGGCTTGGCGCAAATTTAACCGTTGACGGTAAAACGGTGCATATAACAGGCGTTGAAAAACTTTCCGCAGCCCCCGTAATGGTTTCGGATTTGCGCGCCGGAGCGGCTTTGGTTCTTGCGGCTTTGGCGGCAAACGGCAAAAGCACGGTTTCAAGAATTTATCATTTAGACCGCGGCTACGAACTTTTAGAAAAAAAATTAAGAACCCTCGGCGCCAACATAAAACGACAAAGCTAA
- a CDS encoding Panacea domain-containing protein gives MNFKKLMQIVNYILAKYNYELNYTKLIKLLYIADRECLLKYDFAISGDSYCSMPQGPVLSNLYDFIRNINYPKPEQIEFNSAFYKNGYHLISRLENKCVYDELCDAEISILDDVDAKYHDKDWTYLVDNIVHKFPEWDKNASNFNTSYPLPKQVILRNLNKTEKEIKAIIETEESLSQVEENLKAKGLV, from the coding sequence ATGAATTTCAAAAAACTTATGCAGATTGTAAATTACATTCTTGCAAAGTATAACTATGAGCTTAACTACACAAAGCTCATTAAGTTGCTTTACATTGCAGACAGAGAGTGTCTTTTAAAGTATGATTTTGCAATATCGGGCGATAGCTATTGCTCTATGCCTCAGGGACCCGTGTTATCAAATTTGTATGATTTCATTCGCAACATTAATTATCCTAAGCCGGAGCAGATAGAGTTTAATAGCGCTTTTTATAAAAACGGTTATCACTTAATTTCGCGATTGGAAAACAAATGCGTATATGATGAACTTTGTGATGCCGAAATCTCTATTCTTGATGATGTTGATGCCAAGTATCACGATAAAGATTGGACATATCTTGTAGATAATATCGTGCATAAGTTTCCTGAATGGGATAAGAATGCAAGTAATTTTAATACTTCGTATCCATTACCTAAACAAGTAATATTGCGCAATTTGAATAAAACAGAAAAAGAAATAAAAGCAATCATAGAAACAGAAGAAAGCCTTTCGCAAGTTGAGGAAAATCTCAAAGCAAAAGGTTTGGTATAA